The DNA region TCACTCAAATATAGGGAGCGGTATACGGATGGTACTAAAGTGTGAGAAGTTTCTGATAGTAGGGCATGTTCAAGGGGTAGGATTTCGATACCACACGTCACATCAAGGTTTGAAGTTAGGTTTAACGGGGTATGCAAAGAATTTGAACAATGGTGATGTCGAGGTCATCGCTTGTGGTACAGAGGCGCAAATTGCAGCGTTTTCGGCGTGGCTGGAGGATGGTCCGCGGACGGCAACGGTAGAAAGCGTTACCCAAGAGGGTGTGTCTTACAAACCTTTCCGCGGATTTAAGATCTTATAGTTTTATAAGCAGTGATCTTTTAAGTGGTGTTTTTGCAAACTAGAGCACTACAAGCATTTCGCTGGCTTTGGCAGACCTGCCAATTTTGTTGCTTGCTTTGCAGGGCCTTTCTTAAATAATTTGAATAGGTACTTACTGTTACCTTTTTCTGGGCCGTGTGCTTTTTCCATCGCCTTCACAAGCATTCTTACCGCAGGTGAGGTGTTGAACTCCTCATAAAAGTCGCGTACGAAGTGAACCACTTCTAAGTGCGCATCGGTAAGCTCGATCTCTTCATCTTTTGCTAGAAGCTCAATCATGCCTTCTTCCCACTGAGTGTGGTCAAGTAGGTAGCCTTGAGCGTCGGTTTCAATTTCTTTGCCGTTGTAAACGAACATAGCTTTGTTTCCGCTAAGTAACCATTGATACGTATAGGGTAGCGTAGAGCGAAGCTTAGACTCAACAAAAGAATCTTTGAAGGCTTCTGAGCGAAGTAAATTTACACAATTGATAGCAGAAAAAGAAAGTCCTGGCAGGAGGGGTTAATTACTCTGATTATTCACAAGAATGTAAATTTATTCATCTTGTTAGAAAATTCTCGGGGTGAGTATCTGTATGTTTGCATTTTTATCCAAAGTTATTCATTTTTCGTTGTCTTTTTTAATAGTTTCATATGTTTAAGTGAGGTGTTGACGAACAATGATTCGCTTACGACGTTGTGTTTGTTGTTATGGGGCGATATTCTCTTGGTTTAATAATTAACCTGTGTTCAGGTTATAAACCAAAATCATGACAAGGAGTTAGTCGTGTCGAAACAACGTTATATTGAGATTAACGATAACGTCAAATCCACTTGGTCTATCGAGCGTATTTGGAAGCTCGCAGAATCTTTACCCGTAGAAGAAATTGCAATTGATGACATCAAAGGTCCGAATGAGGTGACTTAGTTTAGTGAAGAAGGGCCGCTGCCAACCTGTCGTGAAATAGCGAAACATTGCCAACGTATCAACAACGCCGATTTGTCGTATCCCGTCATATTAACCAGTGATTATCGAGTCTTTGATGGCATGCATCGCATTGCCAAGAAAATCATGTTGGGAGAGGAAACCATCCAAGTGAGACGGTTTAGAGAAAATCCAGAGGCTGACGAAGTTATCGAGTTGGCGGTAGACCAAGCATAACAAACTGAATTACTTGCAAAGAAAAGCCCGAAGTAGAACTTCGGGCTTTTGAGTTTTAATTCAATCTAACGAATTAATCGTCGTTCATGATGCCTAGGATGCTTAGTAGGCTGATGAAGATGTTGTAGATTGAAACGTATAGCGTAATCGTTGCAGAGATGTAGTTTGTTTCACCGCCACGGATGATGCCTTGCGTAGTCATCAAAATAGCCATGGTAGAGAAAACAATAAACAAGCTGCTCATTGCTAGGTGCAGGATAGTTGATTGGATAAAGATGCTCGCAATCATACCTACTACTAGAACAACGAATAGAGACAACATCAGGCCACCCATCATAGATAGGTCGCGTTTGGTTGTTAGAGCGTAAGCAGAAGCTGCCATGAATGACAGAGCGGTACCGCCAAGTGCAGTAAGAACCACATCGCCCATACCAGCGCCGATGTACATGTTTAGAATTGGACCGATGGTGTAACCCAAGAAACCAGTAAATAGGAATGTAAATACCAGACCCATGCTGTTGTTACGGTTCTTTTCAGTCAGGAATAGTAAGCCGTAGAAACCAACCAACATCAGGATAATGCCCGGACGTGGCAAGTTAAACGCCATTGAAACGCCAGCAACCAGTGCTGACCATAGTAAAGTCATTGAAAGTAGTGCATATGTATTACGCAATACTTTGTTGGTTTGTAGAGCACTCTCTTGAGTAGTAGTGCGTGAAAACATAGGACTGTTCATAATCTTCCTCTATAAGGGACCGTCTTATCTTTGATATATAGACATATATGGGCCCGAAAGTTCAAAAAATCAAGCCCGACACGTCTATCTCTAGAACAAAATAATAATAGAAATAGTGTGTTATGTATGTGGCAACTTGTAACACAATATTACTGCCTTGCATAGTTAGGAAGGGCTTGGCAATCAAAGGTATGAAGGTTACCTCACGAACTTTTTTGTAAAATCGAACAAATTTACAACGTATTGAATCAACTGGATTTTCGTAACATCGATTTGAGGCAAACAAAAAGCGCCGATTTTTTTCGAATCGACGCTTCACTTTTTTAGCGTTTTTTTGCGACTAATTAATGGTGAAGAATTTGCGCAAGGAAGTTCTGAGTTCGATCAGATTGTGGATTTTCAAAGAAATCGACAGGGTTGTTCTCTTCGATGATTTCGCCTGCGTCCATGAAGATAACGCGATCTGCGACTTCTTTCGCGAAGCCCATTTCGTGTGTTACACAAAGCATGGTCATGCCTTCTTCCGCCAGTTCAACCATTACATCAAGAACCTCACGTACCATTTCTGGATCGAGCGCTGATGTCGGTTCATCAAACAACATCACCTTTGGGCTCATGCAAAGAGAGCGTGCAATCGCTACACGTTGTTGCTGACCACCTGAAAGCTGACCTGGATACTTATCTGCTTGATCTGGGATCTTAACACGCTCTAGGTACTGCATCGCGATGGCTTCCGCTTCTTCCTTTGGCATCTTCTTCACCCAAATTGGGGCAAGTGTACAGTTCTCTAGAACCGTTAGGTGAGGGAAGAGATTAAAGTGCTGGAAACACATGCCGACTTCGCGACGAACGGCTTCGATGTTCTTTAGGTCTTCGGTTAATTCGGTGCCTGAAACATAGATGTTGCCTGCTTGATGTTCTTCCAAGCGGTTGATACAACGAATCATGGTCGATTTGCCAGAGCCAGAAGGACCACAGATAACAATCTTTTCGCCTTTCTTTACATCGAGGTTGATGTTCTTTAGTACGTGAAACTCACCATACCACTTATTCATGTCCTTCAGCTGGATCATATAGTCTTGTTGTTGCGTCATAATACGTCCTTGATCTTGATGAGTTATCGTTTGTGACCGGTATGAAGTCTATTTTCGAGCCATATCGAGTAGCGTGACATGCCAAAACAGAATACCCAAAACACTAACGCGACAAATACATAACTTTCTGTAGCGAAGCCTAACCATTCAGGGTCAGTGTTCGCTGCTTGTCCTATACCAAGTACATCAAACATACCGATAATAAGCACAAGGCTGGTGTCTTTGAACAAACCAATAAAGGTGTTCACGATAGAAGGGATAGTAATCTTAAGAGCCTGAGGCAAGATGATCAGTCCCATCTTTTTCCAATAGCTTAAACCTAACGCATCGGCGGCTTCGTACTGGCCCTTTGGAATCGCTTGTAAGCCACCACGCACCACTTCTGCCATATAAGCGGCACTGAACATCACAACACCGATTAGGGCGCGGATAAGTTTGTCCGTTTCTGAGCCTTGGGCAAGAAAGAGCGGGAGCATGACGGATGCCATGAAGAGTACCGTAATTAAAGGTACCCCTCGCCATACCTCAATATAGATAGTACAAATACTGCGGATGATAGGCATGTCCGAACGACGGCCTAACGCTAACGCCACACCAATAGGTAAGGAGACGACGATACCGACTAAGGCGATGATCAGCGTAACCAGCAAGCCACCCCATTTATGTGTCTCAACCACTTCTAG from Vibrio hyugaensis includes:
- the yccX gene encoding acylphosphatase, with translation MVLKCEKFLIVGHVQGVGFRYHTSHQGLKLGLTGYAKNLNNGDVEVIACGTEAQIAAFSAWLEDGPRTATVESVTQEGVSYKPFRGFKIL
- a CDS encoding TusE/DsrC/DsvC family sulfur relay protein — translated: MFVYNGKEIETDAQGYLLDHTQWEEGMIELLAKDEEIELTDAHLEVVHFVRDFYEEFNTSPAVRMLVKAMEKAHGPEKGNSKYLFKLFKKGPAKQATKLAGLPKPAKCL
- a CDS encoding Bax inhibitor-1/YccA family protein; amino-acid sequence: MNSPMFSRTTTQESALQTNKVLRNTYALLSMTLLWSALVAGVSMAFNLPRPGIILMLVGFYGLLFLTEKNRNNSMGLVFTFLFTGFLGYTIGPILNMYIGAGMGDVVLTALGGTALSFMAASAYALTTKRDLSMMGGLMLSLFVVLVVGMIASIFIQSTILHLAMSSLFIVFSTMAILMTTQGIIRGGETNYISATITLYVSIYNIFISLLSILGIMNDD
- a CDS encoding amino acid ABC transporter ATP-binding protein; the encoded protein is MTQQQDYMIQLKDMNKWYGEFHVLKNINLDVKKGEKIVICGPSGSGKSTMIRCINRLEEHQAGNIYVSGTELTEDLKNIEAVRREVGMCFQHFNLFPHLTVLENCTLAPIWVKKMPKEEAEAIAMQYLERVKIPDQADKYPGQLSGGQQQRVAIARSLCMSPKVMLFDEPTSALDPEMVREVLDVMVELAEEGMTMLCVTHEMGFAKEVADRVIFMDAGEIIEENNPVDFFENPQSDRTQNFLAQILHH
- a CDS encoding amino acid ABC transporter permease — its product is MSTHQFQPDLPPPSNTVGIVGWLRKNLFNGPVNSVVTIILAYIVFSALWNIADWAFINADWVGTTRDDCSREGACWVFISVRWEQFMYGFYPEAELWRPRLFYITLAIFTALLAYEKTPKRIWIWLFFVNIYPFIIAALLYGGVFGLEVVETHKWGGLLVTLIIALVGIVVSLPIGVALALGRRSDMPIIRSICTIYIEVWRGVPLITVLFMASVMLPLFLAQGSETDKLIRALIGVVMFSAAYMAEVVRGGLQAIPKGQYEAADALGLSYWKKMGLIILPQALKITIPSIVNTFIGLFKDTSLVLIIGMFDVLGIGQAANTDPEWLGFATESYVFVALVFWVFCFGMSRYSIWLENRLHTGHKR